One genomic segment of Nilaparvata lugens isolate BPH chromosome Y, ASM1435652v1, whole genome shotgun sequence includes these proteins:
- the LOC120355195 gene encoding uncharacterized protein LOC120355195, with protein sequence MDSSNASSSSSSTLFIIPDTPPSERELNYWEQQKQQKKQQKSLSSAATSAATAVASTSGASSSSPLKMQGIFVQREDKKEVIIPDTSPLPQATPATWAPRRAALTSVPAAKQPVKRRLVFDDEPAVLTQSKKRAAQEHDSSMTPLLREEEEEDELDVETEDFLAIINRHTEKPWTPLRQLVEDTAYPIVGVREITNQHGHRIVLKVHLTSVRLTDIYMPERYTHSLTSKDIESFKRNCKSLCLFVKHVNAFLTDIKIVECKISKFGI encoded by the exons ATGGACTCATCAAacgcttcctcctcctcctcctctacatTATTCATCATCCCGGACACCCCCCCATCGGAGAGGGAGCTGAACTACTGGGAACAGCagaagcagcagaagaagcAGCAGAAAAGCCTCAGCTCGGCTGCCACCTCTGCTGCTACAGCTGTCGCCTCCACCTCTGGCGCCTCCTCATCCTCACCCCTAAAGATGCAGGGAATATTTGTTCAACGTGAGGATAAGAAAGAAGTCATCATACCAGACACCAGCCCTCTCCCGCAAGCTACACCGGCTACTTGGGCACCACGCCGAGCGGCCCTCACATCGGTACCCGCCGCCAAGCAGCCGGTGAAGCGGAGGCTGGTCTTTGATGACGAGCCCGCcgtcctcactcaatcaaag aaacgtgcggCGCAAGAGCACGACAGCTCCATGACGCCTCTTTtgcgggaggaggaggaggaggacgagttGGACGTGGAGACGGAGGACTTCCTTGCCATTATAAATCGTCATACTGAGAAACCGTGGACGCCTCTCCGGCAGTTGGTGGAGGACACGGCGTACCCCATCGTGGGGGTACGGGAGATTACAAACCAACATGGTCACCGCATTGTCTTAAAAGTCCATTTAACATCTGTACGGCTGACGGACATATACATGCCGGAGAGGTATACCCACAGTTTAACGTCCAAAGACATTGAaagttttaaaagaaattgtAAATCACTATGTCTGTTTGTGaagcatgttaatgcttttTTGACAGACATAAAAATTGTTGAGTGCAAAATTAGCAAATTTGgcatttaa